From one Bacteroides fragilis NCTC 9343 genomic stretch:
- a CDS encoding helix-turn-helix domain-containing protein: MYIENYDFKEWMQKLFDKLDELCKDVRVLRNVDKVLSEDDNLLDNQDLCLLFKVSIRTLQRLRSKNKLPYMLISGKVYYRASDVREFIKERFNAVMLRNFEKQFGEKK; encoded by the coding sequence ATGTATATAGAAAACTACGATTTCAAAGAATGGATGCAAAAGCTATTTGATAAATTGGATGAGCTTTGCAAGGATGTACGGGTATTGCGTAATGTCGACAAGGTGTTGTCTGAAGATGATAACCTGCTGGATAATCAGGATTTATGCCTGTTATTCAAAGTAAGTATCAGGACTTTACAACGACTGCGAAGCAAAAACAAATTACCCTATATGTTGATTAGTGGAAAAGTCTATTACCGGGCTTCGGATGTCCGGGAGTTTATCAAGGAACGGTTTAATGCGGTCATGCTCCGTAACTTTGAAAAGCAGTTCGGGGAAAAGAAGTAA
- a CDS encoding RteC domain-containing protein, protein MCGLSKKKMPYLYLIDEAIGLLNNEIRLVEWRIKYPEQFKPHFNKQPFSPLYLADKTNLIDIMEIISSLFLSKHIVYKNGKPAFLSDFSKAFEWVFNIQLKDYHQKHEDVIKRKLGKITEFLNGLSDLIRNEHDKKGYR, encoded by the coding sequence GTGTGTGGTTTGAGCAAGAAAAAAATGCCTTATTTGTATCTCATTGATGAAGCGATAGGATTACTGAACAATGAAATACGCCTTGTAGAATGGCGTATTAAATACCCTGAACAGTTCAAACCACACTTTAATAAACAACCTTTTTCTCCTCTTTATTTGGCAGACAAAACAAACCTGATTGATATAATGGAAATTATCAGCAGTTTATTCCTTTCCAAACATATCGTCTATAAAAATGGCAAACCAGCTTTTTTGTCTGACTTCTCTAAAGCCTTTGAATGGGTGTTTAACATCCAACTGAAAGACTATCACCAAAAGCATGAGGATGTAATAAAGCGCAAGCTGGGCAAAATAACCGAATTTCTTAATGGACTATCTGACCTTATCCGAAACGAACATGATAAAAAAGGATATAGATAA